Proteins from one Pseudomonas bijieensis genomic window:
- the moaE gene encoding molybdopterin synthase catalytic subunit MoaE, producing MAIRVQADPFDPGAEVNAMHAANVGVGAVVSFVGYVRDFNDGLDVSGMFLEHYPGMTEKALGKIATEAEQRWPLLKLEVLHRIGALEPGEPIVFVAAASAHRQAAFDACAFVMDYLKTRAPFWKKENTVDGPRWVEGRDSDHAAADRWKQ from the coding sequence ATGGCGATTCGTGTGCAGGCCGATCCGTTCGACCCGGGCGCCGAAGTCAACGCGATGCACGCGGCCAATGTCGGCGTGGGGGCGGTGGTGAGTTTTGTCGGCTACGTGCGTGATTTCAATGACGGCCTCGATGTGTCCGGGATGTTCCTGGAGCACTATCCGGGCATGACTGAAAAAGCCCTGGGCAAGATCGCCACCGAGGCCGAGCAGCGCTGGCCGCTGCTCAAGCTGGAGGTGCTGCACCGCATCGGTGCCCTGGAGCCGGGCGAGCCGATCGTCTTCGTCGCGGCCGCCAGTGCCCATCGCCAGGCGGCATTCGACGCCTGCGCCTTCGTCATGGACTACCTCAAGACCCGAGCGCCGTTCTGGAAAAAGGAAAACACTGTCGACGGCCCGCGCTGGGTGGAAGGGCGCGACAGTGATCATGCGGCGGCGGATCGCTGGAAGCAGTAG
- the alg8 gene encoding mannuronan synthase, which yields MHRLKHGLLQAAGWLFYLSLLMGIAMALPTSTFDSESKDFIFLIGAVGIWRYSMGATHFVRGMIFLYIVYPHLRRKVRKLGKAADPSHVYLMVTSFRIDALTTAQVYGSVIREAIDCELPTTVVCSIVEMSDELLVKSLWARMNPPARVKLDFVRIPGTGKRDGLAYGFRAISRHLPDDRAVVAVIDGDTVLAEGVVRKTVPWFQLFGNVGGLTTNEFCEVRGGYIMSEWHKLRFAQRHINMCSMALSKRVLTMTGRMSVFRATVVTNPDFIADVESDSLQHWRLGRFKFLTGDDKSSWFSLMRLGYDTFYVPDAAINTVEHPPEKSFIKASRKLMFRWYGNNLRQNSRALGLGLRRLGLFTSVVLFDQRVSMWTSLLGLTVALIASFKYGTAFILVYLLWIGITRLILTLLLSCSGHRIGPAYPAILYYNQIVGALVKIYVFFRLDQQSWTRQPTHLTRDLASFQRWFNTWSSRTMTFSAGSIFVAVLLTMV from the coding sequence ATGCACAGGCTAAAGCACGGCCTGCTTCAGGCCGCCGGTTGGCTGTTTTACTTGAGTTTATTGATGGGCATCGCCATGGCGCTGCCCACGTCCACGTTCGACTCCGAATCCAAGGATTTCATCTTCCTGATCGGCGCCGTGGGCATCTGGCGTTACTCCATGGGAGCAACGCATTTCGTGCGCGGCATGATCTTCCTCTACATCGTCTACCCGCACCTGCGCCGCAAGGTACGCAAGCTGGGCAAGGCGGCGGATCCGTCCCACGTGTACCTGATGGTCACCAGCTTCCGGATCGATGCGCTGACCACTGCCCAGGTGTATGGCTCGGTGATTCGCGAGGCCATCGACTGCGAGCTGCCCACCACCGTGGTCTGCTCCATCGTGGAAATGTCCGACGAACTGCTGGTCAAGAGCCTCTGGGCCCGCATGAACCCGCCAGCGCGGGTCAAGCTGGACTTCGTGCGCATTCCCGGCACTGGCAAGCGTGACGGCCTGGCCTACGGCTTCCGCGCCATCTCCCGCCACTTGCCGGACGACCGCGCCGTGGTTGCGGTGATCGACGGCGATACCGTGCTCGCCGAAGGCGTCGTACGCAAGACCGTGCCGTGGTTCCAGCTGTTCGGCAACGTCGGCGGCCTGACCACCAACGAGTTCTGCGAAGTGCGCGGCGGCTACATCATGAGCGAATGGCACAAGCTGCGCTTCGCCCAACGGCATATCAACATGTGCTCCATGGCCTTGTCCAAGCGCGTGCTGACCATGACCGGCCGTATGTCGGTGTTCCGCGCCACCGTGGTGACCAACCCGGACTTCATCGCCGACGTGGAAAGCGACTCGCTGCAACACTGGCGCCTGGGTCGCTTCAAGTTCCTCACCGGTGATGACAAGTCGAGCTGGTTCAGCCTGATGCGCCTGGGCTACGACACCTTCTACGTACCTGATGCGGCGATCAACACCGTCGAGCATCCACCGGAGAAAAGCTTCATCAAGGCCAGCCGCAAGCTGATGTTCCGCTGGTACGGCAACAACCTGCGACAGAACTCCCGGGCCCTGGGCCTGGGGCTGCGCCGTCTGGGCCTGTTCACTTCGGTGGTGCTGTTCGACCAGCGCGTGTCGATGTGGACCTCGCTGCTGGGCCTGACCGTCGCACTGATCGCCAGCTTCAAGTACGGCACCGCGTTCATCCTGGTGTACCTGCTGTGGATCGGCATCACGCGGTTGATCCTGACCCTGCTGCTGTCGTGCTCCGGACACCGGATCGGCCCTGCCTACCCGGCGATTCTCTATTACAACCAGATCGTCGGTGCCCTGGTGAAGATCTACGTGTTCTTCCGCCTCGATCAACAGTCCTGGACCCGCCAGCCCACCCACCTGACCCGTGATCTCGCCAGCTTTCAACGTTGGTTCAACACTTGGTCGTCTCGGACCATGACCTTCTCCGCCGGCAGCATTTTTGTCGCCGTGCTGCTGACGATGGTCTGA
- a CDS encoding NAD(P)/FAD-dependent oxidoreductase, which translates to MTSADFIIIGGGIAGASTGYWLAPHGRVIVLERESHPAYHSTGRSAALYSAAYGTPQVRALTQASRDFFDAPPSGFCEHPLLTPRGEMTVDFTGDPTELNNQYLSAKATVPQMQLLSAEEACVRLPILRRDKVHGAIYDPTACDIDTDALHQGYLRGIRRSGGQVHTDSEVLGLSRDDQGLWQVKTAGQTFSAPVLINAAGAWADQVAEMAGARKLGLQPKRRAAFIFAGPEGVDIHDWPMLVSLDESFYMKPDAGMFLGSPANADPVEPHDVQPEELDIAMGIYQIEEATTLTIRRPTRTWAGLRSFVHDGDLLSGFDPQVPGLFWVAAQGGYGIQTSPAMGQASAALVRGEPLPEALTRFGLSSAMLSPKRLE; encoded by the coding sequence ATGACCTCAGCAGATTTCATCATCATCGGCGGCGGCATTGCCGGTGCCTCCACCGGTTACTGGCTGGCGCCCCACGGCCGGGTCATCGTGCTCGAACGCGAGTCCCATCCGGCCTACCACTCCACCGGACGCTCGGCGGCGCTGTACAGCGCCGCCTACGGCACCCCTCAGGTGCGGGCGCTGACCCAGGCCAGTCGGGATTTTTTCGACGCCCCGCCGAGCGGCTTCTGCGAGCATCCATTGCTGACCCCACGGGGCGAAATGACCGTGGACTTCACCGGTGACCCGACCGAGCTGAACAACCAGTACCTCAGCGCCAAGGCCACGGTGCCGCAGATGCAACTGCTCAGCGCCGAAGAAGCCTGCGTACGGCTGCCAATCCTGCGGCGGGACAAGGTCCACGGGGCAATCTACGACCCCACGGCCTGCGACATCGACACCGATGCGCTGCACCAGGGCTACTTGCGCGGTATTCGTCGCAGCGGCGGCCAAGTGCACACCGACAGCGAAGTGCTGGGCCTGAGCCGCGACGACCAGGGATTGTGGCAGGTGAAAACCGCCGGCCAGACCTTCAGCGCGCCGGTACTGATCAACGCCGCTGGCGCCTGGGCCGACCAGGTGGCCGAAATGGCCGGCGCCCGGAAGCTAGGGCTGCAACCCAAGCGGCGCGCGGCCTTCATCTTTGCCGGGCCCGAGGGCGTGGATATTCATGACTGGCCAATGCTGGTGAGCCTGGACGAATCCTTCTACATGAAGCCCGACGCCGGGATGTTCCTTGGTTCGCCGGCCAACGCCGATCCGGTGGAGCCCCATGATGTACAGCCTGAAGAGCTGGACATCGCCATGGGCATCTACCAGATCGAAGAAGCCACCACCCTGACCATCCGCCGTCCGACCCGGACCTGGGCCGGGTTGCGCAGTTTCGTTCACGACGGCGACCTGTTGTCCGGTTTCGATCCACAGGTGCCCGGGCTGTTCTGGGTCGCGGCCCAGGGTGGCTACGGCATCCAGACCTCCCCGGCGATGGGCCAGGCCAGCGCGGCGCTGGTGCGTGGCGAACCGCTGCCCGAGGCGCTGACCCGTTTCGGCCTGAGCAGCGCCATGCTCTCCCCCAAGCGCTTGGAGTGA
- the moaC gene encoding cyclic pyranopterin monophosphate synthase MoaC, whose protein sequence is MLTHLDSQGRANMVDVTDKAVTFREATAEAFVRMLPDTLQMIVSGGHPKGDVFAVARIAGIQAAKKTSDLIPLCHPLMLTSVKVELNAEGEDRVRIVARCKLSGQTGVEMEALTAASVAALTIYDMCKAVDRGMTIEGVRVLEKLGGKSGHFQADAS, encoded by the coding sequence GTGCTGACTCATCTCGATTCCCAAGGTCGCGCCAACATGGTCGACGTGACCGACAAGGCCGTGACGTTCCGTGAAGCCACGGCTGAAGCCTTTGTGCGCATGTTGCCCGATACCCTGCAGATGATCGTCAGCGGCGGCCATCCCAAGGGCGATGTGTTTGCCGTTGCGCGCATTGCCGGTATTCAAGCGGCGAAAAAAACCAGCGATCTGATCCCGCTCTGCCATCCGCTGATGCTCACCAGCGTCAAGGTTGAGCTCAATGCCGAGGGTGAGGACCGCGTTCGCATCGTTGCCCGTTGCAAACTGTCGGGGCAGACCGGTGTGGAGATGGAAGCACTGACCGCCGCCAGCGTTGCCGCGCTGACCATCTACGACATGTGCAAGGCCGTGGATCGCGGCATGACCATCGAAGGTGTGCGGGTGCTGGAGAAACTCGGCGGCAAGAGCGGCCACTTCCAGGCGGATGCCTCATGA
- a CDS encoding alginate biosynthesis protein Alg44, with product MNTAVNVNVVHESEAQRQHARVKIPAKLRFFGPDRTPMEVKVLDLSAGGLSFNAGQMPLKVGESYKGRLQFVIDNLGLAMDVELQIRSYDRQTGRTGCQFQNLEPRDISTLRHIITSHLAGDIVGVGDVLATLQRDNFTKARKQKDENGGMSALGRLRAVTFSLGVFIVGLAAFGFIFKSVYGMYFVSHAQAGLVNVPGTAITMPRDGTVQSLVKADGVAAKGAPLATFSTSMLDVLKGHLDDNQLQPAKVEELFGKQMTGTLTSPCDCIVAQQLVANGQYASKGDVIFQLVPRGTEANVEARFSYRQFGDVRPGTPVNFQVAGEEGTRTGKIVSSTSLKSADLSSDIRVLIQPDEPLDSSLAGRPVEVTSDRGPNLNWLIDKAMAVGL from the coding sequence ATGAACACCGCCGTGAATGTCAACGTAGTGCATGAATCCGAAGCCCAGCGCCAACACGCCCGGGTCAAAATCCCGGCCAAGCTGCGCTTCTTCGGCCCTGACCGCACCCCCATGGAAGTCAAGGTCCTGGACCTGTCCGCCGGTGGCCTGAGCTTCAATGCCGGCCAGATGCCCCTCAAGGTCGGTGAGTCCTACAAGGGTCGCCTGCAGTTCGTCATCGACAACCTTGGCCTGGCCATGGACGTGGAATTGCAGATCCGCTCCTACGACCGCCAGACCGGCCGCACCGGTTGCCAGTTCCAGAACCTGGAGCCTCGGGACATCTCGACACTGCGTCACATCATCACCTCGCACCTGGCCGGCGACATCGTCGGTGTCGGTGACGTACTGGCGACCCTGCAGCGCGATAACTTCACCAAGGCTCGCAAGCAGAAAGACGAAAACGGCGGCATGAGTGCCTTGGGTCGCCTGCGCGCCGTGACCTTCAGCCTCGGGGTCTTCATCGTTGGCCTGGCGGCGTTCGGTTTCATCTTCAAGTCGGTGTACGGCATGTACTTCGTCAGCCACGCCCAGGCGGGCCTGGTGAACGTACCGGGCACGGCCATCACCATGCCGCGCGACGGCACCGTGCAAAGCCTGGTCAAGGCCGACGGCGTGGCAGCCAAGGGCGCCCCGCTGGCGACCTTCAGCACCAGCATGCTCGATGTGCTCAAAGGTCACCTGGACGACAACCAGTTGCAGCCAGCCAAGGTCGAAGAGCTGTTCGGCAAGCAAATGACCGGCACCCTGACGTCTCCGTGCGACTGCATCGTGGCCCAGCAACTGGTCGCCAACGGCCAGTACGCCAGCAAGGGCGACGTGATCTTCCAACTGGTTCCACGGGGCACCGAAGCCAACGTCGAGGCGCGTTTCTCCTATCGCCAGTTCGGCGACGTGCGCCCAGGTACGCCCGTCAACTTCCAGGTCGCCGGCGAAGAAGGTACCCGTACCGGCAAGATCGTCAGCAGCACCAGCCTGAAAAGTGCCGACCTGTCTTCCGATATCCGTGTGTTGATCCAGCCTGACGAACCCCTGGACAGCTCGCTGGCCGGCCGTCCGGTAGAAGTCACCAGCGACCGTGGCCCGAACCTGAACTGGCTGATCGACAAAGCCATGGCCGTCGGTCTTTAA
- a CDS encoding nucleotide sugar dehydrogenase, whose product MRISIFGLGYVGAVCAGCLSARGHDVVGVDVAKDKIDMINAGKSPIVEPGLGELLAQGIQTGRLRGTTNFAEAIRDTDLSMICVGTPSKKNGDLELNYIEAVCREIGFVLRDKTTRHTIVVRSTVLPGTVANVVIPILEDCSGKKAGVDFGVAVNPEFLRESTAIKDYDQPPMTVIGEFDKASGDVLQSLYEELDAPIIRKDIAVAEMIKYTCNVWHATKVTFANEIGNIAKAVGVDGREVMDVVCQDKTLNLSQYYMRPGFAFGGSCLPKDVRALTYRAGSLDVEAPLLNSLMRSNESQVQNAFDIVSSHDKRKVALLGLSFKAGTDDLRESPLVELAEMLIGKGFDLKIYDSNVEYARVHGANKDYIESKIPHVSSLLNADFDSVIDSSDIIILGNRDEKFRALTENVPEGKQVIDLVGFMSKATNPSGRTEGICW is encoded by the coding sequence ATGCGCATTAGCATATTTGGTTTGGGTTACGTCGGTGCAGTATGTGCCGGTTGCCTGTCTGCACGGGGCCATGATGTAGTTGGCGTGGATGTCGCCAAAGACAAAATCGACATGATCAACGCCGGCAAATCGCCGATCGTTGAACCTGGTCTTGGCGAGCTATTGGCGCAAGGCATTCAAACAGGCCGACTGCGCGGTACGACCAACTTCGCCGAGGCAATTCGCGATACTGACCTGTCGATGATCTGTGTCGGTACACCCAGCAAAAAGAACGGCGACCTGGAACTGAACTACATCGAAGCGGTGTGCCGCGAGATCGGTTTTGTCCTGCGTGACAAGACCACCCGCCACACTATCGTGGTTCGCAGCACCGTATTGCCGGGCACTGTGGCAAACGTTGTCATCCCGATCCTGGAAGACTGCTCCGGCAAGAAAGCCGGCGTCGATTTCGGTGTCGCGGTCAACCCTGAGTTCCTGCGCGAAAGCACCGCAATCAAAGACTACGACCAGCCGCCGATGACCGTTATCGGTGAGTTCGACAAAGCCTCTGGCGACGTTCTGCAATCGCTGTACGAAGAGCTCGACGCACCGATCATCCGCAAGGACATCGCCGTCGCCGAGATGATCAAGTACACCTGCAACGTGTGGCACGCCACCAAGGTGACCTTCGCCAACGAGATCGGCAACATCGCCAAGGCAGTCGGCGTCGATGGCCGTGAAGTGATGGACGTAGTCTGCCAGGACAAGACCCTGAACCTGTCCCAGTACTACATGCGCCCAGGCTTCGCCTTCGGCGGTTCCTGCCTGCCCAAGGACGTTCGTGCCCTGACCTACCGCGCCGGTTCCCTGGACGTGGAAGCGCCGCTGCTCAACTCGCTGATGCGCAGCAACGAATCCCAGGTGCAGAACGCCTTCGACATCGTTTCCAGCCACGACAAGCGCAAAGTTGCCCTGCTGGGCCTGAGCTTCAAGGCCGGCACCGACGACCTGCGTGAAAGCCCATTGGTGGAACTGGCGGAAATGCTGATCGGCAAGGGTTTCGACCTGAAAATCTACGACAGCAACGTCGAATACGCCCGCGTCCACGGTGCGAACAAGGATTACATCGAGTCGAAGATTCCTCACGTCTCGTCCTTGCTCAACGCCGACTTCGACTCGGTGATCGACAGCTCCGACATCATCATCCTGGGCAACCGCGACGAGAAGTTCCGCGCGCTGACCGAAAACGTACCGGAAGGCAAGCAGGTCATTGACCTGGTCGGCTTCATGTCCAAGGCCACCAACCCGAGTGGCCGGACCGAAGGCATCTGCTGGTAA
- a CDS encoding MoaD/ThiS family protein yields MKINVKFFARYREALGVDSVTVEGDFATVDDVRVLLAQRDGAEVLKEQNLMCARNEDLCQLDEPLLDGDEVAFFPTVTGG; encoded by the coding sequence ATGAAAATCAACGTGAAATTCTTTGCCCGTTACCGTGAAGCGCTTGGCGTGGACTCGGTGACGGTGGAAGGTGATTTTGCCACGGTCGACGATGTGCGCGTGTTGCTCGCCCAGCGTGACGGTGCCGAGGTGCTGAAGGAACAAAACCTGATGTGCGCGCGCAACGAGGACCTGTGTCAGCTCGACGAGCCGCTGCTGGACGGTGACGAAGTGGCGTTCTTCCCCACCGTGACCGGAGGCTGA
- a CDS encoding polysaccharide deacetylase family protein encodes MRIALLLSAWLLSLGAIAAPNDVATLDRSTWPEQLTSPTLFDVASRAEILMFARVLLDVDAMDEIALKQYLGLRTVNMVAIDALRARLWQRLLANYNFAQRSCDQDASFCYLVEDMATLREEARRFHLDDDSYYIKWAAPSQIFHTQYRDELLRKAALFPQTSSEIERFGDYERNGEDMNDRLFLLTFDSAANVAPDNSPWLTDYLRKANMNGTFFVLGKDIQARLEERSVNNLQALYSGQCVGVQGWEFRSHSHWQDWQDSVRRSVELVKGKLPENYVPLFRPPQGQRRGDAQAFFRQQGLQVALWDIDPQDSNSRLKPEQSAQRALTLMLLWRHGVINFNAKQDGVKTALPWLMTQTAQSGIGWAECQDAFR; translated from the coding sequence TTGCGTATCGCTCTTCTGTTATCGGCCTGGCTGTTGAGCCTGGGCGCCATTGCCGCGCCCAACGATGTCGCCACCCTGGATCGCAGCACGTGGCCGGAACAGCTCACCAGCCCGACGCTGTTCGATGTGGCCTCGCGGGCCGAAATCCTGATGTTCGCCCGGGTCTTGCTGGACGTCGATGCCATGGACGAAATCGCGCTCAAGCAATACCTGGGGCTGCGCACGGTGAATATGGTCGCGATCGACGCGCTTCGCGCCCGGCTGTGGCAGCGTTTGCTGGCCAACTACAACTTCGCCCAGCGCAGCTGCGATCAGGACGCCTCCTTCTGTTATCTGGTCGAGGACATGGCGACCCTGCGCGAAGAGGCGCGCAGGTTCCATCTGGACGACGACTCCTATTACATCAAGTGGGCCGCGCCGAGCCAGATCTTTCATACCCAATACCGCGATGAATTGCTGCGTAAAGCCGCGCTTTTTCCGCAAACCAGCAGCGAAATCGAACGTTTCGGCGATTACGAGCGCAACGGCGAAGATATGAACGACCGCCTGTTCCTGCTGACCTTCGACAGCGCCGCCAACGTTGCGCCGGACAACTCCCCGTGGCTGACCGACTACCTGCGCAAGGCCAACATGAATGGCACCTTCTTCGTGCTGGGCAAGGACATCCAGGCGCGGTTGGAAGAGCGCTCGGTCAACAATCTCCAGGCGTTGTATTCAGGACAATGCGTGGGTGTGCAGGGCTGGGAGTTCCGCTCCCACAGCCATTGGCAGGACTGGCAAGACTCGGTCCGGCGCAGTGTCGAGCTGGTCAAGGGCAAGCTGCCGGAGAATTACGTGCCGCTGTTCCGCCCGCCCCAAGGCCAGCGTCGTGGCGATGCGCAAGCGTTCTTCCGGCAGCAGGGCTTGCAAGTGGCGCTATGGGACATCGACCCCCAGGACAGCAACAGTCGGCTCAAGCCTGAGCAAAGCGCCCAGCGCGCGCTGACCCTGATGCTGCTGTGGCGCCACGGGGTGATCAATTTCAATGCCAAGCAGGATGGGGTGAAAACGGCGTTGCCCTGGCTCATGACGCAAACGGCGCAAAGCGGAATCGGTTGGGCGGAGTGTCAGGACGCGTTTCGCTGA
- a CDS encoding ABC transporter substrate-binding protein produces MKKFPLITGLALSLLASSSLFAAEKTLRIGIEAAYPPFASKTSEGKIEGFDYDIGNALCVQMQVKCEWVEGEFDGLIPSLKVKKIDLALSSMTITEERKKSVDFTHKYYFTSSRLVMKEGTVVDDQYASLKGKTVGVQRATTTDRYATEVLEPKGVIVKRYSNNEEIYMDLASGRLDAIFADTIPLEDFLSMPRGKGYAFVGPELKDPKYVGEGAGIAVRKGNTQLVADLNKAIDGIRANGEYQKIQAKYFKSDIYGD; encoded by the coding sequence ATGAAAAAATTCCCCCTCATCACCGGCCTGGCCTTGAGCCTGCTGGCCTCCAGCAGTCTGTTCGCCGCCGAGAAAACCTTGCGCATCGGCATCGAGGCGGCTTATCCGCCGTTTGCTTCCAAGACCTCGGAAGGGAAGATCGAGGGTTTCGACTACGACATCGGCAATGCCCTGTGCGTGCAGATGCAGGTCAAGTGCGAATGGGTCGAGGGTGAGTTCGACGGGCTGATTCCGTCGCTGAAGGTGAAGAAGATCGACCTGGCGCTGTCGTCCATGACCATCACCGAAGAGCGCAAGAAATCGGTGGATTTCACTCACAAGTACTACTTCACCTCATCGCGACTGGTGATGAAGGAAGGGACGGTGGTCGATGACCAATACGCCAGCCTCAAGGGCAAGACCGTGGGCGTGCAGCGGGCCACCACCACTGACCGTTATGCCACCGAAGTCCTCGAACCCAAGGGTGTAATAGTCAAGCGCTACAGCAATAACGAAGAAATCTACATGGACCTGGCGTCCGGTCGCCTGGACGCGATTTTCGCCGACACCATCCCGCTGGAAGACTTCCTGTCTATGCCCCGTGGCAAGGGCTACGCGTTTGTCGGGCCGGAGCTCAAGGACCCGAAATACGTCGGTGAGGGCGCTGGTATCGCGGTGCGTAAGGGCAATACCCAACTGGTGGCGGACTTGAACAAGGCCATCGATGGGATTCGGGCCAATGGGGAGTATCAGAAGATCCAGGCCAAGTACTTCAAGTCGGATATCTACGGCGACTGA
- the algK gene encoding alginate biosynthesis TPR repeat lipoprotein AlgK, translated as MTIIKILNTPQTLWERACSRKDQRGQDDMPQARSHMGTLCALALAVSLAGCAGLPDQRLANEALKRGDTALAQQNYQQLADLGYSEAQVGLADIQVDSRDPEQMKKAEATYRAAADISPRAQARLGRLLVAKPGSTEAEKHEAEGLLKKAFANGEGNTLIPLAMLYLQYPHSFPNVNAQQQISQWRSAGYPEAGLAQILLYRTQDTYDQHLDEVEKVCKAALATTDICYVELATVYQKRGQPEQQAALLKQMQDGHARGVVSAQRVDSVARVLADASLGKTDEKTAQSLLEGIAPGYPAAWVSLAQLLYDFPELGDVDKMMQYLENGRAADQPRAELLLGKLYYEGKWVPADAKVAEAHFQKAVGREVAADYYLGQIYRRGYLGQVYPQKALDHLLKAARNGQNSADFAIAQLFSQGKGTKPNPVNAYVFSQLAKAQNTPQATELAQTLETQLPPQQLAQAQRLLQQEQAIRGSMSPDTLELQALKEDDGEEPL; from the coding sequence GTGACCATTATAAAAATCCTTAACACCCCACAGACCCTGTGGGAGCGAGCTTGCTCGCGAAAGGATCAACGCGGTCAGGATGATATGCCGCAAGCTCGTTCCCACATGGGGACACTCTGTGCCCTGGCATTGGCCGTCAGCCTGGCCGGTTGCGCCGGCCTGCCCGATCAACGCCTGGCCAACGAAGCCCTCAAGCGCGGCGACACGGCGCTGGCGCAGCAGAACTATCAGCAACTGGCAGACCTGGGCTACAGCGAAGCCCAGGTCGGCCTGGCCGATATCCAGGTGGACAGCCGTGATCCGGAGCAGATGAAAAAAGCCGAGGCGACCTATCGCGCCGCGGCCGATATCTCGCCCCGGGCCCAGGCGCGCCTGGGTCGCCTGCTGGTAGCCAAGCCGGGCTCCACCGAAGCGGAAAAACACGAAGCCGAAGGTCTGCTGAAAAAAGCTTTCGCCAACGGTGAAGGTAATACCCTGATCCCGCTGGCGATGCTGTACCTGCAATATCCCCACAGTTTCCCGAACGTCAACGCCCAGCAGCAGATCAGCCAATGGCGCAGCGCCGGCTACCCGGAAGCAGGTCTGGCGCAGATTCTGCTCTACCGCACCCAGGACACCTACGACCAGCACCTGGATGAAGTCGAGAAGGTCTGCAAGGCCGCGCTGGCGACTACGGACATTTGCTACGTCGAATTGGCCACGGTCTATCAGAAACGCGGCCAGCCGGAACAGCAGGCCGCGTTGCTCAAGCAGATGCAGGACGGTCACGCCCGTGGCGTCGTATCCGCCCAGCGCGTGGACAGCGTCGCCCGTGTCCTGGCCGATGCCAGCCTGGGCAAGACCGATGAAAAGACCGCCCAGTCGTTGCTCGAAGGCATCGCCCCTGGCTACCCCGCTGCCTGGGTCAGCCTGGCGCAATTGCTCTACGACTTCCCCGAACTGGGTGACGTCGACAAGATGATGCAGTACCTGGAAAACGGCCGCGCCGCCGACCAGCCTCGCGCCGAGCTGTTGCTAGGCAAGCTTTACTACGAAGGCAAGTGGGTCCCGGCCGATGCCAAGGTCGCCGAGGCGCATTTCCAGAAAGCTGTTGGTCGCGAAGTGGCTGCCGACTACTACCTCGGCCAGATCTATCGCCGCGGCTACCTGGGCCAGGTGTACCCGCAAAAAGCCCTGGACCACCTGCTCAAGGCCGCCCGCAACGGCCAGAACAGCGCCGATTTCGCCATTGCCCAGCTGTTCTCCCAGGGCAAGGGCACCAAGCCCAACCCGGTCAACGCCTATGTCTTCAGCCAGTTGGCCAAGGCGCAGAACACCCCGCAAGCGACCGAACTTGCCCAGACCCTCGAAACACAATTACCGCCGCAACAACTTGCACAAGCCCAACGCCTGCTACAACAAGAGCAGGCCATTCGCGGCTCGATGAGCCCCGATACGCTGGAACTGCAAGCCCTAAAAGAAGATGACGGCGAGGAACCTCTATGA
- a CDS encoding transcriptional regulator, producing MTASQPDPALENFRTIADAIATLFYPHAEVVLHDLRTQKVDYIANNLSKREIGDDSSLEDMLSEDVSERNIGPYEKLNWDGQKIRSLSSVLRDTNGHPLAVLCINLNISLFENAKAALDLFLSPGKLIPQPDSLFRDDWQERINTFLHAWMRERQLSLNLLTRDHKRELVLALHAEGAFKGKSASNYVANVLNMGRATVYKHLKELKG from the coding sequence ATGACCGCCTCGCAACCCGATCCGGCGCTGGAAAACTTCCGCACCATCGCCGACGCCATCGCCACGCTGTTCTACCCCCACGCCGAAGTGGTGCTGCACGACCTGCGCACTCAGAAAGTCGACTACATCGCCAACAACCTGTCCAAGCGCGAGATTGGCGACGATTCGTCCCTGGAGGACATGCTCAGCGAGGACGTCAGCGAACGTAACATCGGGCCCTACGAAAAACTGAACTGGGACGGGCAGAAGATTCGCAGCCTCAGCAGCGTACTGCGTGACACCAATGGGCATCCGCTGGCGGTGCTGTGCATCAACCTGAATATTTCGCTGTTCGAGAATGCCAAGGCCGCATTGGACCTGTTCCTGTCGCCGGGGAAATTGATCCCGCAGCCGGACTCACTGTTTCGAGATGACTGGCAGGAGCGGATCAACACCTTCCTGCACGCCTGGATGCGCGAACGGCAACTGAGCCTGAACCTGCTGACCCGCGACCACAAACGCGAGCTGGTGCTGGCGCTGCATGCCGAAGGCGCGTTCAAGGGCAAGAGCGCTTCCAACTATGTGGCCAATGTGCTGAACATGGGGCGGGCGACGGTTTACAAGCATTTGAAGGAGTTGAAGGGCTGA